The region GGATCTGGAACGAGACCGTCTCCAATCTCACCCTCATGGCTCTGGGCTCTTCGGCTCCTGAGATCCTGCTGTCCGTCATAGAGGTCATGGGTCATGGGTTTCATGCTGGAACTCTGGGCCCCTCCACCATTGTGGGCTCTGCGGCGTTCAACATGTTTGTCATCATAGGGATTTGTGTGTACGTCGTGCCTGATGGCGAGACGAGGAAGGTCAAGCACCTCCGCGTCTTCTTCGTCACGGCCACCTGGAGTATCTTCGCCTACATTTGGCTCTACCTGATCCTGTCTGTGATCTCGCCTGGTGTGGTGCAGGTGTGGGAGGGGCTGCTCACGTTCTTTTTCTTCCCCATCTGTGTGCTGTTCGCCTGGGTGGCCGACCGCCGCCTGCTGTTCTACAAGTATGTGTACAAACGCTACCGCACTGGCAAGCAACGTGGGATGATCATTGAGACAGAGGGCGATCGTCCACTTCCTTCCAAGGTATACTTAacacactactactactactactactactactaccactactacttAAAGTAATCCTATTACTATTTCCCCTTATTACCACCATACTAAAGCTTTCCTTAGCTGCTGAAACGGTAAAATGATTAACAGCCAACGAAGGTTTCTACCACAATGATCAACTTCCGAGACGGTTTTTATCTTTAAAGCCTAATTCTGGTTTATTTCAACGTGGGTCTTATTGTCATAGTTTAAAGTTAATTACTGACCaggcagagaggggaagaaacaCATACAGATAGACAAGCAAACAGGTTTCAAGCAAACCCCCAATTTACCCAGATCTActttgaagagaaaaaaaagctcagtgATAAAATTGTCACCCAAACCTTTGGTTTTAAACTTCCATCACAGTTAATGAAACGTCTCCCTGAACCAGCACAGGCTTGCTTTCACCAATCTTTGTTTATATTGACAGAAATGATGGTCACAGCTATGAAAATAATTCCTAAGTGGTGTTAAACCACACTTATCCTTTAGTATTGATTGCAAGCAATATGTTGAGATTCACACCTGTGAAAAGCTCTAACTCTATAACTGCTCTTTCAACCACCATCATTAGATGCTGCAGAGATTGCAGTAATAACAACCTCTTCCACTACCTCTGATAACAATCCCATCTGCTGCTATTTCATCTAAATTCAGCTGAATCTAACATGCTCAGATATTTGGACTTTTCACCTGAAAAACAGGTTTTTTCTCGTAAATATTTTCTCGAAATCAATCcatgatgctgatgatgttacaaatgattaaaatgacattgttcTATGTCTGGATCGTGCCTCATGTAAGTGTGGGATTCTTAGGAGCATTTCAGAAGCTAATATCCCTCCGTTGACTATTATAAAGAATCTAAAGAAAACAAGTCATGCTGGGAACTCTCTTTTCCAAGGGGCATATAGTTTTAGACCAGCCAACCAGTAAAAATTAATTAAGCTGTCCCCATCCAAACATGCAGCggaaaaaacaaagaggcagaTAAAGCACTCTGTGTAGGCGGAAGTGGGTTCATGAGTAATGCGTATCTGAAATAATTATCAGCATTACTGAATGGAATTCTGCCAAGACAAACTAATGCTATGAAGCATCttactgcaaacacacacaaatgctttttaagtattgttactttttaatttcctgttttgacTATTATCTGCTGCTTTGTACGCATCTAATTACATTTTCAGCAATGTGGTGTTGGGGGCATTTATTCACCACTTGGTTAACTGAGagtctctcactgtctgttcTTCCGAAATTTGAAAATTACTTGTTATTATCTCTGCGCGTTTCTTAGATGAGATTATTAAGAATCACTCCTCCATTAGTACATGAAGAGctcttttcatttcaacttCTGTCGAAAAAGAAATCGGTGAATAAAACCCAACCAAACAGTGTTCCTGAGGGGGATGCGTAATAATTTACACGTTTTTAAATTGCCTCAagagcaaaaacacatttcaccaATAAAACTGTACTCAATGGAAAATAGGATGTGTACCTTTTTTCTCTGAGGGCTATAAAATGGTGTGATTTTCAGAAACAGGTGGCTAATGTATTAACATATCTAATAAAAACTGATGCTGCTATAAAAGTGTAGTAATGTGCACAGCAAAAATGTACATGTGTGGTTTGGGAAATTAGTAAAAATATCACAAAGCAGTCATATCTTAAAACCTGGCTGAATCCTTCCAAACTAAACTCTTTAATACACATATGAACATTCATTTTGAATAATTGCTTGGATGCTATAACAAAACCAGGGAATGCACCACACCTCAAAAACTAGAGCCATCTGCCTTTGTTTACATGGttgttattgatatttaaaATCATTCTTTGTGAACAGCCACTTCTCAGTTTACCTCCATGATACCGCCAGGAGACTGCTTTAAGACTTAGCATGTTGCTCCAAAGAATCAAACTCTATGGCACTGATTTAAAAttccttcctctctgttcaTAAGGTGGACATTGAAATGGATGGGAAGATGCTGAACTCTCATGGTGTTGACTTCCTGGATGGCCCGCTGGGTTTGGATCTGGATGAGAAGGATctggacgaggaggagacgcGGAGAGACATGGCCAAGATCCTGAAGGAGCTCAAACAGAAACACCCCGACAAGGAGGTGAGTGGGACCTCGCATAAAATGCAATGGCAGtttgacatgaaaaacatcCTGTCGCTGCTGCTCCTGTCAGGGTTGTTTTCTTGTataggaaatgaaatgacaaaataaacaggaaCAGATGGCGCACTTTTTCTATTTCCTTCTATTATCACAGTTGAGTATGGTAATGAATGCAGCTAAGGTCTCATCACAACCTCTCAGATTAATTTGATATTGATACAtcttttagaaaaaagaaaattgcaaaggaaatggagaagccattaaatcaatataaataaaaagagaagcaCAGATAGTCCAGTTCTAATATTGGCAGTTCAGTCCCCTAGGCATCATAAAAATATAGGAATTTCTTATTGCTGCAGACCTTTGTTGTTAACATAGTCTTATAGTGTCTACTTAGGTCTTGATATATTGTGCAGTATACAGTTACAATATAAGAAATTATATAAGCGCACTCAATAGGATGTATGGTATTGTATAGTACTGCAAAGATGATCAATTTTACAGAACCTACCTTGACTTGGCAGATAAAAGTTAAATAGattgaaatagaaaaaagatttaaaaaaaaaaaaccagcaatATATTGTAGCCATCAAGCATGGCGTGATGATGTTTGTTCCAGCCTGTGCTCGTCTTATTGTTTGGCTGAGGTTTACCACTAAAAAGCATAATGGAAGCTGCGAGCATCGAGACAAGCTGCTGAAATGGCAACTCCTCTTACATGCATGAGAGAGCCTGCTAAAATAGGTTTTTACGCCTCTGCCCTCATCTCTGTATGGATTAACAATGAGGCTGATTAACCTGTTGTCCAATACTTGCTCAAATCCTTTCGCCTCACAGTCGTATTTCGACATCCAGTGCTTTGACACTGCTGCTACATTGTTGGTTGCAGTGGATCTATATCTATTGCTGAAAGGAGTTGGATCCCAAAGTTACaacttcatttttgtttgagaCCTGGAAATTGATATTGAAGAGGATGAAGCTACTTCTTTTTGTAGACACATGTTTTACTTATTAGCAAagagaatataaaaatgttgacaaTCCATGATTCAGTCTGGCATGACCTTGTTGTTAGCAGTTGCTTGTGGAGAGATAAGCTACTGCAAATGTCTCTGATCTTAAACATCATCAACTTTAGTCCAATCTATTCCACTGATCTTCTACAATAATAATCTGGTAAGAGAGGAGGACCAGTGGGGTGAAGAAAAACCTTGGCATCCACCCAGGAATTCTGTGCATTTCTCAAGAATACCTCAGCAGGATGGATGTTTGCTCATGTCGGCTTGAACCTGGATCCTCTCCTTGACTACTGTACTTATGAAATAACAAAGCTTTTCTTGTCTCACTTTACACATCATGTACAGCTGTGTAAGACCTCACAAAGCCTTGTATAATCTGATCCATATGCCATATACACTGTTGATTGAAATTTCACCGTGCTTGATGTGTAACAACATGACTCATTCTAAAATCACTGTTCTTTGACTGTTTCTAATGTTAGATTCATCCACTTGATGCAGCATTAAGTCTTATTTATCCAGACAAGATAGATGAATGTCTGTAATTCAGCCAGTCAAGCCCAGTGTTCAACTATGACTCTTATTCGAGCAGACAAGTTgacaataaaaaagattttttttgttgcccaCAGTAGAGGATACGACACCACATCCACTCATCATTCTGGAGGAcatgtttttacactgtttgtgtgcttctttatgtttttctctttaccaGGTGGAACAACTCATCGAGCTTGCCAACTACCAAGTCCTGAGCCAGCAGCAGAAGAGTCGTGCTTTCTACCGTTGCCAGGCCACCAGGCTGATGACAGGTGCTGGCAACATCCTGAAGAAACACGCTGCCGATCAGGCACGAAAGGCCGTCAGCATGCACGAGGTTCGCTCTGATGTGGGTGACAACGACCCCATCTCTAAGATCTACTTCGAGCCCGGTTCTTACCAGTGTCTCGAGAACTGCGGCACAGTGGCGGTGAACGTGGTGCGTCGTGGCGGTGACCTGGGCAAGACGGTCTCTGTGGAGTACCGGACAGAAGACGGCACCGCCAACGCTGGCTCGGACTACGAGTTCACAGAGGGCGTGGTGGTGTTCAAGTCTGGCGAGACGATGAAGGAGATCCGCGTGGGGATCATTGACGATGACATCTTTGAGGAGGATGAAAACTTCCTGATTCACCTATCCAATGTCAAGGTGTTGACGTCAGAAGGCGAGGAGCCCGAGGAAAGCGAGTCAGCTAACCACGTGGACTCGGTGGCCTGTCTCGGCTTGCCCTCCGCAGCGACCGTTACCATCTTTGACGACGACCACGCCGGTATCTTTACATTTGAGGAGCCTGTATGCCACGTGAGCGAGAGCGTTGGCACCATGGAGGTGAAGGTGCTGAGAACGTCGGGGGCTCGCGGCGTGGTCATGCTGCCTTACAAGACGGTGGAGGGAACAGCACGAGGCAGCGGAGAGGACTTTGAAGACGCTCACGGCATCCTGGAATTTCAGAACGACGAGATCTTGT is a window of Seriola aureovittata isolate HTS-2021-v1 ecotype China chromosome 14, ASM2101889v1, whole genome shotgun sequence DNA encoding:
- the slc8a1b gene encoding sodium/calcium exchanger 1b isoform X1, translated to MGHSSLLSPAVRLAVVAVILLLKLHPSLAGAPPQTSLGGSVSAVSTNKTECSKPEACARGVILPIWEPQNPSFGDKVARATVYFVALVYMFLGVSIIADRFMASIEVITSQEKEITIKKPNGETTTTTVRIWNETVSNLTLMALGSSAPEILLSVIEVMGHGFHAGTLGPSTIVGSAAFNMFVIIGICVYVVPDGETRKVKHLRVFFVTATWSIFAYIWLYLILSVISPGVVQVWEGLLTFFFFPICVLFAWVADRRLLFYKYVYKRYRTGKQRGMIIETEGDRPLPSKVDIEMDGKMLNSHGVDFLDGPLGLDLDEKDLDEEETRRDMAKILKELKQKHPDKEVEQLIELANYQVLSQQQKSRAFYRCQATRLMTGAGNILKKHAADQARKAVSMHEVRSDVGDNDPISKIYFEPGSYQCLENCGTVAVNVVRRGGDLGKTVSVEYRTEDGTANAGSDYEFTEGVVVFKSGETMKEIRVGIIDDDIFEEDENFLIHLSNVKVLTSEGEEPEESESANHVDSVACLGLPSAATVTIFDDDHAGIFTFEEPVCHVSESVGTMEVKVLRTSGARGVVMLPYKTVEGTARGSGEDFEDAHGILEFQNDEILKSITLRILDREEYNKQSSFYVLLETPQWRRSGKERTEEQLKEEDEEEEALTGKDEEERRIAEMGRPMLGDHVKLEVIIEESYEFKNTVDKLIKKTNLALLVGTNSWRDQFIEAITVSAGEDDDDEECGEEKLPSCFDYVMHFLTVFWKVLFAFVPPTDYWNGWACFVVSICMIGLLTAVIGDLASHFGCTVGLKDSVTAVVFVALGTSVPDTFASKVAAIQDQYADASIGNVTGSNAVNVFLGIGVAWSIAAIYHQSRGDEFRVDPGTLAFSVTLFTIFAFVCVAVLMYRRRPEIGGELGGPRTAKVLTTMLFVSLWLLYILFSSLEAYCHIQGF
- the slc8a1b gene encoding sodium/calcium exchanger 1b isoform X2; the encoded protein is MGHSSLLSPAVRLAVVAVILLLKLHPSLAGAPPQTSLGGSVSAVSTNKTECSKPEACARGVILPIWEPQNPSFGDKVARATVYFVALVYMFLGVSIIADRFMASIEVITSQEKEITIKKPNGETTTTTVRIWNETVSNLTLMALGSSAPEILLSVIEVMGHGFHAGTLGPSTIVGSAAFNMFVIIGICVYVVPDGETRKVKHLRVFFVTATWSIFAYIWLYLILSVISPGVVQVWEGLLTFFFFPICVLFAWVADRRLLFYKYVYKRYRTGKQRGMIIETEGDRPLPSKVDIEMDGKMLNSHGVDFLDGPLGLDLDEKDLDEEETRRDMAKILKELKQKHPDKEVEQLIELANYQVLSQQQKSRAFYRCQATRLMTGAGNILKKHAADQARKAVSMHEVRSDVGDNDPISKIYFEPGSYQCLENCGTVAVNVVRRGGDLGKTVSVEYRTEDGTANAGSDYEFTEGVVVFKSGETMKEIRVGIIDDDIFEEDENFLIHLSNVKVLTSEGEEPEESESANHVDSVACLGLPSAATVTIFDDDHAGIFTFEEPVCHVSESVGTMEVKVLRTSGARGVVMLPYKTVEGTARGSGEDFEDAHGILEFQNDEIFKTIKVKIIDDEEYEKNKTFYIEIGEPRLLESNDTKEEQLKEEDEEEEALTGKDEEERRIAEMGRPMLGDHVKLEVIIEESYEFKNTVDKLIKKTNLALLVGTNSWRDQFIEAITVSAGEDDDDEECGEEKLPSCFDYVMHFLTVFWKVLFAFVPPTDYWNGWACFVVSICMIGLLTAVIGDLASHFGCTVGLKDSVTAVVFVALGTSVPDTFASKVAAIQDQYADASIGNVTGSNAVNVFLGIGVAWSIAAIYHQSRGDEFRVDPGTLAFSVTLFTIFAFVCVAVLMYRRRPEIGGELGGPRTAKVLTTMLFVSLWLLYILFSSLEAYCHIQGF